One window from the genome of Musa acuminata AAA Group cultivar baxijiao chromosome BXJ1-4, Cavendish_Baxijiao_AAA, whole genome shotgun sequence encodes:
- the LOC135583012 gene encoding auxin response factor 15-like isoform X2 translates to MGIDLNTIEEEDEEPEHPAHAAPPPAAAAVEDAFQGTPVCLELWHACAGPRIWLPKKGSLVVYLPQGHMEHLGDGGGGGADGGGRGGICRRDVPPHCLCRVIDVKLHADAATDDVYAQLSLLAESEDFERRMKMGEVEGNEEGDDVECINRSSVPHMFCKTLTASDTSTHGGFSVPRRAAEDCFPPLDYKLQRPSQELIAKDLHGMEWRFRHIYRGQPRRHLLTTGWSAFVNRKKLISGDAVLFLRGTDGELRLGIRRAVQFKSSNPVSTHPSGNSTLATLADIANAVSTRKVFHVYYNPRANSSDFIVPYWKFVKSFNSSISVGIRFKMIYESDDASERRSTGLVTGISDMDPVRWPGSKWRCLLVNWDVDADSNQQNRISPWEIEPTGSVSGSGSLSTVGSKRAKIGLPSVNMDFPIPNGNGCPDLRESASIHKVLQGQEFMRLGAPNCIGVTASHVFGIGNPQYSEKGCSTDANGSIIGESVPGGRVRIPHGKSDSSFNRTGFSESIRFQKVLQGQEVFSRNPPFLGAPCDAHVRNGVYGQFDDVHTSRAESRLPIAPHGYVTLLQQSLPSIQAFSPSSVLMFQDASCVSLSAHSMPGMNYQDRGDEGCRFAMLNGSEPLHREEANFPSWPPTMACHFANQQCKMVKVHDPVLDGKLDFENERSVSRKGCRLFGFPLTERIPVANLVDKPPPVTPVTSMPQMPAKPVGCSSALYALRAAPI, encoded by the exons ATGGGGATCGATTTGAACACgatagaggaggaggatgaggagccgGAGCACCCAGCCCATGCCGCTCCACCGCCCGCGGCAGCGGCAGTTGAGGACGCGTTTCAGGGAACGCCTGTGTGCCTGGAGCTGTGGCACGCCTGCGCAGGGCCCCGTATATGGTTGCCCAAGAAGGGGAGCTTGGTGGTGTACTTGCCGCAGGGGCACATGGAGCACCTCGGggacggcggaggcggcggcgccgacGGTGGAGGGAGAGGGGGAATCTGCCGCCGTGATGTGCCCCCTCATTGCTTATGTCGTGTGATCGACGTCAAGCTCCAT GCTGATGCCGCTACAGACGATGTGTACGCTCAGCTCTCTCTTCTTGCCGAAAGCGAG GATTTTGAACGAAGAATGAAGATGGGTGAGGTTGAAGGAAATGAGGAAGGAGATGATGTTGAGTGCATAAACAGATCCTCTGTCCCCCATATGTTCTGCAAGACCCTCACTGCATCTGACACTAGCACCCATGGAGGGTTCTCTGTGCCCCGCCGAGCTGCTGAGGACTGCTTCCCTCCCCTG GATTATAAGCTGCAGAGACCTTCGCAAGAGCTTATTGCAAAAGACTTACATGGCATGGAATGGAGGTTTCGACATATCTATAGAG GTCAACCGCGCAGGCATCTTCTTACAACTGGATGGAGTGCATTTGTGAATAGGAAAAAGCTCATATCAGGAGATGCAGTGCTCTTTCTTCG GGGTACTGATGGGGAGCTTAGATTGGGTATTAGGAGAGCAGTACAATTTAAAAGCAGCAATCCAGTTTCAACACATCCAAGTGGGAACTCGACTCTTGCTACATTGGCCGATATTGCTAACGCTGTGTCCACAAGAAAAGTATTCCATGTCTATTATAACCCAAG GGCAAACTCGTCGGATTTCATTGTTCCATACTGGAAATTTGTAAAAAGCTTCAATAGTTCCATTTCTGTGGGAATCAGGTTCAAAATGATTTATGAAAGTGACGATGCCTCAGAGAGAAG GTCCACAGGACTGGTAACTGGGATCAGTGACATGGACCCTGTAAGATGGCCTGGTTCCAAGTGGAGGTGTCTGTTG GTAAATTGGGACGTTGATGCAGATAGTAATCAACAGAATAGGATATCCCCATGGGAAATTGAACCGACTGGTTCAGTTTCGGGCTCTGGCAGCCTGTCAACAGTAGGTTCCAAGAGGGCCAAAATCGGTCTTCCCTCTGTCAATATGGATTTTCCAATTCCGA ATGGAAATGGTTGTCCAGACTTGAGGGAATCTGCAAGTATCCACAAGgtcttgcaaggtcaagaatttaTGAGACTCGGTGCTCCAAATTGCATTGGTGTGACAGCTTCTCATGTTTTCGGGATTGGAAATCCTCAGTACTCAGAGAAGGGATGTTCCACTGATGCAAATGGCAGCATCATAGGTGAATCTGTTCCAGGAGGTAGGGTCAGAATCCCACATGGAAAATCTGACTCGTCCTTCAATCGCACAGGCTTTAGTGAATCTATCCGATTCCAGAAGGTCTTGCAAGGTCAAGAAGTTTTCTCAAGAAATCCTCCTTTCCTTGGAGCACCATGTGATGCTCATGTAAGGAATGGTGTGTACGGCCAGTTTGATGATGTTCACACATCTCGTGCTGAAAGCAGATTGCCTATAGCACCCCATGGATATGTTACTCTTCTTCAACAGTCTTTGCCATCAATTCAAGCATTTTCCCCATCTTCGGTGCTAATGTTTCAAGATGCAAGTTGTGTATCTCTGTCAGCTCATTCTATGCCTGGCATGAATTATCAAGACAGAGGTGATGAAGGGTGCCGCTTTGCCATGTTAAATGGTTCAGAACCCTTGCATAGAGAAGAAGCAAACTTTCCATCTTGGCCTCCAACAATGGCTTGTCATTTTGCCAACCAGCAATGCAAAATGGTAAAAGTCCATGATCCTGTCTTGGATGGTAAGCTGGACTTTGAAAACGAGCGAAGTGTCAGCCGAAAAGGTTGCAGACTTTTTGGTTTTCCCTTAACCGAGAGGATTCCTGTGGCAAATTTAGTCGACAAACCTCCTCCAGTCACTCCAGTTACTTCAATGCCTCAAATGCCTGCTAAGCCCGTCGGGTGCAGCAGTGCCCTTTATGCTTTGCGTGCAGCTCCAATTTAG
- the LOC135583012 gene encoding auxin response factor 15-like isoform X1: protein MGIDLNTIEEEDEEPEHPAHAAPPPAAAAVEDAFQGTPVCLELWHACAGPRIWLPKKGSLVVYLPQGHMEHLGDGGGGGADGGGRGGICRRDVPPHCLCRVIDVKLHADAATDDVYAQLSLLAESEDFERRMKMGEVEGNEEGDDVECINRSSVPHMFCKTLTASDTSTHGGFSVPRRAAEDCFPPLDYKLQRPSQELIAKDLHGMEWRFRHIYRGQPRRHLLTTGWSAFVNRKKLISGDAVLFLRGTDGELRLGIRRAVQFKSSNPVSTHPSGNSTLATLADIANAVSTRKVFHVYYNPRANSSDFIVPYWKFVKSFNSSISVGIRFKMIYESDDASERRFDIRSFLGFKLRCVECCSFTFFYRSTGLVTGISDMDPVRWPGSKWRCLLVNWDVDADSNQQNRISPWEIEPTGSVSGSGSLSTVGSKRAKIGLPSVNMDFPIPNGNGCPDLRESASIHKVLQGQEFMRLGAPNCIGVTASHVFGIGNPQYSEKGCSTDANGSIIGESVPGGRVRIPHGKSDSSFNRTGFSESIRFQKVLQGQEVFSRNPPFLGAPCDAHVRNGVYGQFDDVHTSRAESRLPIAPHGYVTLLQQSLPSIQAFSPSSVLMFQDASCVSLSAHSMPGMNYQDRGDEGCRFAMLNGSEPLHREEANFPSWPPTMACHFANQQCKMVKVHDPVLDGKLDFENERSVSRKGCRLFGFPLTERIPVANLVDKPPPVTPVTSMPQMPAKPVGCSSALYALRAAPI, encoded by the exons ATGGGGATCGATTTGAACACgatagaggaggaggatgaggagccgGAGCACCCAGCCCATGCCGCTCCACCGCCCGCGGCAGCGGCAGTTGAGGACGCGTTTCAGGGAACGCCTGTGTGCCTGGAGCTGTGGCACGCCTGCGCAGGGCCCCGTATATGGTTGCCCAAGAAGGGGAGCTTGGTGGTGTACTTGCCGCAGGGGCACATGGAGCACCTCGGggacggcggaggcggcggcgccgacGGTGGAGGGAGAGGGGGAATCTGCCGCCGTGATGTGCCCCCTCATTGCTTATGTCGTGTGATCGACGTCAAGCTCCAT GCTGATGCCGCTACAGACGATGTGTACGCTCAGCTCTCTCTTCTTGCCGAAAGCGAG GATTTTGAACGAAGAATGAAGATGGGTGAGGTTGAAGGAAATGAGGAAGGAGATGATGTTGAGTGCATAAACAGATCCTCTGTCCCCCATATGTTCTGCAAGACCCTCACTGCATCTGACACTAGCACCCATGGAGGGTTCTCTGTGCCCCGCCGAGCTGCTGAGGACTGCTTCCCTCCCCTG GATTATAAGCTGCAGAGACCTTCGCAAGAGCTTATTGCAAAAGACTTACATGGCATGGAATGGAGGTTTCGACATATCTATAGAG GTCAACCGCGCAGGCATCTTCTTACAACTGGATGGAGTGCATTTGTGAATAGGAAAAAGCTCATATCAGGAGATGCAGTGCTCTTTCTTCG GGGTACTGATGGGGAGCTTAGATTGGGTATTAGGAGAGCAGTACAATTTAAAAGCAGCAATCCAGTTTCAACACATCCAAGTGGGAACTCGACTCTTGCTACATTGGCCGATATTGCTAACGCTGTGTCCACAAGAAAAGTATTCCATGTCTATTATAACCCAAG GGCAAACTCGTCGGATTTCATTGTTCCATACTGGAAATTTGTAAAAAGCTTCAATAGTTCCATTTCTGTGGGAATCAGGTTCAAAATGATTTATGAAAGTGACGATGCCTCAGAGAGAAGGTTTGATATACGTTCTTTTTTAGGATTTAAATTGAGATGTGTTGAATGTTGTTCATTTACCTTTTTCTATAGGTCCACAGGACTGGTAACTGGGATCAGTGACATGGACCCTGTAAGATGGCCTGGTTCCAAGTGGAGGTGTCTGTTG GTAAATTGGGACGTTGATGCAGATAGTAATCAACAGAATAGGATATCCCCATGGGAAATTGAACCGACTGGTTCAGTTTCGGGCTCTGGCAGCCTGTCAACAGTAGGTTCCAAGAGGGCCAAAATCGGTCTTCCCTCTGTCAATATGGATTTTCCAATTCCGA ATGGAAATGGTTGTCCAGACTTGAGGGAATCTGCAAGTATCCACAAGgtcttgcaaggtcaagaatttaTGAGACTCGGTGCTCCAAATTGCATTGGTGTGACAGCTTCTCATGTTTTCGGGATTGGAAATCCTCAGTACTCAGAGAAGGGATGTTCCACTGATGCAAATGGCAGCATCATAGGTGAATCTGTTCCAGGAGGTAGGGTCAGAATCCCACATGGAAAATCTGACTCGTCCTTCAATCGCACAGGCTTTAGTGAATCTATCCGATTCCAGAAGGTCTTGCAAGGTCAAGAAGTTTTCTCAAGAAATCCTCCTTTCCTTGGAGCACCATGTGATGCTCATGTAAGGAATGGTGTGTACGGCCAGTTTGATGATGTTCACACATCTCGTGCTGAAAGCAGATTGCCTATAGCACCCCATGGATATGTTACTCTTCTTCAACAGTCTTTGCCATCAATTCAAGCATTTTCCCCATCTTCGGTGCTAATGTTTCAAGATGCAAGTTGTGTATCTCTGTCAGCTCATTCTATGCCTGGCATGAATTATCAAGACAGAGGTGATGAAGGGTGCCGCTTTGCCATGTTAAATGGTTCAGAACCCTTGCATAGAGAAGAAGCAAACTTTCCATCTTGGCCTCCAACAATGGCTTGTCATTTTGCCAACCAGCAATGCAAAATGGTAAAAGTCCATGATCCTGTCTTGGATGGTAAGCTGGACTTTGAAAACGAGCGAAGTGTCAGCCGAAAAGGTTGCAGACTTTTTGGTTTTCCCTTAACCGAGAGGATTCCTGTGGCAAATTTAGTCGACAAACCTCCTCCAGTCACTCCAGTTACTTCAATGCCTCAAATGCCTGCTAAGCCCGTCGGGTGCAGCAGTGCCCTTTATGCTTTGCGTGCAGCTCCAATTTAG